The following coding sequences are from one Lolium rigidum isolate FL_2022 chromosome 6, APGP_CSIRO_Lrig_0.1, whole genome shotgun sequence window:
- the LOC124663852 gene encoding uncharacterized protein LOC124663852: MASSASPSWVIMGRVPRVTAADGDLPPGTDLSLALPAPPRVAQLTIPPRIFPGRTTPNNFPSVLAVDASGLLLLKADQGPATGPTVIDLPGRQEFSWRPTVAGYFVLDANTASAVALPDAKYIMHPGHLGLVTSPADDGHYMVAELQMIIGGDTADLLCFSSHTGEWVTKDVPYPLPPRPLSPSGVVALSGRLWWVDLSWCLLTCDPFADAPVLTVVPLPEGKALQYGEAGGLLDKYRCVGVSAGKLRFVDMYRNRNSAGAAQITVWTLADPDSTEWTLEYEAAFGEICNDDSFKAAGLPRKIPVLALIHPTNPDVLYFFLDEHMVGVDVRARKVVDCEVYELVEPPREHVSSRFVHAWQLPRALCSGSAKETEDDGVNDELQQLPL, from the exons ATGGCATCCTCCGCTTCGCCGTCCTGGGTCATCATGGGGAGAGTGCCGCGGGTGACAGCGGCCGACGGCGACCTCCCTCCGGGCACCGACCTCTCCCTCGcgctgccggcgccgccgcgcgtcgCGCAGCTCACCATCCCCCCGCGCATCTTCCCAGGCCGCACCACCCCCAACAACTTCCCCtccgtcctcgccgtcgacgcctccggcctcctcctcctcaaagcGGACCAGGGCCCCGCCACGGGCCCCACCGTCATCGACCTGCCCGGCCGCCAGGAGTTCTCCTGGCGCCCAACCGTCGCGGGCTACTTCGTCCTCGACGCCAACACCGCCTCCGCCGTCGCGCTCCCCGACGCCAAGTACATCATGCACCCGGGCCACCTCGGCCTCGTCACCTCGCCCGCCGATGACGGCCACTACATGGTCGCGGAGCTCCAGATGATCATCGGCGGCGACACCGCCGACCTCCTCTGCTTCTCGTCCCACACCGGGGAGTGGGTCACCAAGGACGTCCCCTACCCGCTTCCGCCGCGCCCGCTCAGCCCCAGCGGCGTCGTCGCGCTCTCCGGGAGGCTCTGGTGGGTCGACCTCTCCTGGTGCCTCCTCACCTGCGACCCCTTCGCCGACGCGCCGGTGCTCACCGTCGTCCCGCTTCCGGAGGGCAAGGCGCTCCAGTACGGAGAAGCTGGCGGACTGCTCGACAAGTACCGCTGCGTCGGTGTCAGCGCCGGCAAGCTCAGGTTCGTCGACATGTACAGGAACCGCAACAGCGCCGGCGCTGCGCAGATCACCGTCTGGACGCTCGCCGATCCGGACTCCACGGAGTGGACGCTGGAGTACGAGGCCGCCTTTGGGGAGATCTGCAACGACGACAGCTTCAAGGCGGCCGGTCTGCCGAGGAAGATCCCCGTGCTTGCCCTCATCCACCCCACCAACCCCGACGTGCTCTACTTCTTCCTGGACGAGCACATGGTCGGCGTCGACGTGCGTGCTCGCAAGGTTGTGGACTGCGAGGTCTACGAGCTGGTTGAGCCGCCCCGCGAACACGTCTCAAGCCGTTTCGTTCATGCTTGGCAGCTGCCACGGGCTCTCTGCTCAG GTTCTGCAAAGGAGACTGAAGATGATGGCGTGAATGACGAGCTGCAGCAACTGCCTCTGTGA